From one Ignisphaera cupida genomic stretch:
- a CDS encoding HEPN domain-containing protein produces MSREEAMDWLESAEVDLSEAREAYRRGSYHLSVFPVHQSVEKALKAYIIDCLRKRPPRTHDLVELANHTGLQLGEDIYEALSELSPYYTISRYPNAGLRKPWREIGRGTAERFLSIGEKILSIIKEKLAQSRCV; encoded by the coding sequence TTGAGTAGAGAAGAGGCTATGGATTGGCTTGAAAGTGCAGAGGTTGATTTGAGTGAAGCGAGAGAAGCGTATAGGCGTGGAAGCTACCATCTATCGGTATTCCCAGTGCATCAATCAGTTGAAAAAGCTTTAAAGGCTTACATCATTGACTGTTTGAGAAAAAGGCCTCCAAGAACCCATGACCTGGTTGAGCTAGCTAACCACACAGGGTTGCAGCTGGGGGAAGACATCTACGAGGCCTTGTCTGAGCTATCGCCATACTACACAATATCGAGATATCCAAATGCTGGACTTAGAAAACCGTGGAGAGAAATAGGTCGTGGCACTGCAGAAAGATTTCTTTCCATTGGAGAAAAAATTTTGAGCATAATCAAAGAGAAGCTAGCTCAAAGCAGATGTGTCTAG
- a CDS encoding amidohydrolase family protein, with product MDEADLVIYGRYVVTLDSCNRVISRGAIVVRNGVIVDVGREEDVRGKYNAKEVVERRDHIVVPGLIDCHTHTQQYLLRSAISDEMLQLPPIWTKVLVPFERAMGKDLAKLSSRASIVNMLKNGITYFVEAGAPYPEILAEEVLASGIKGVVTYATYDIIEEKIAEPEDVFNRFEKFYREYSGRGPNLHVWASLRQVMMVSEKLMSEVIEFSRRHGLGITLHLGEYQGEVDYVLAKHGLRPLEYLIKCGINKINPVIIAHGVYFSPREISILRNYGLGLCWCPSVDSWLMGIHWIGLADVKGLKLGIGSDGGAWNRLDLLHEMKVAKALAKAVSTSITYFKAHLDSNTLINMVTGAAGSLVNEKIGRIEKGYSADIAILSIRDVRNMPIHNPVDTIVNYLEGDSVTDVIINGKLVVKDRKVLTIDEERVAKELLNREEEIREMVVELIKKLRTRTGSS from the coding sequence ATGGATGAAGCTGATTTGGTAATTTATGGTAGATATGTTGTGACGTTGGATAGTTGTAATAGGGTTATCTCTAGGGGTGCTATAGTTGTTAGGAATGGTGTTATTGTTGATGTTGGTAGGGAGGAGGACGTTCGTGGTAAATACAATGCTAAAGAAGTTGTTGAGAGAAGAGATCATATTGTGGTTCCTGGGCTAATAGATTGCCATACACATACACAGCAATATTTGCTTAGATCTGCTATCAGCGATGAAATGCTTCAGCTGCCCCCGATTTGGACAAAGGTTTTAGTTCCTTTTGAAAGAGCTATGGGCAAGGATTTAGCGAAGTTGTCGAGTAGAGCTAGCATAGTTAATATGCTGAAGAATGGAATTACATATTTTGTTGAGGCAGGTGCTCCATACCCTGAGATTCTAGCTGAGGAGGTTCTCGCCTCAGGCATCAAGGGTGTTGTCACATATGCAACTTACGATATTATTGAGGAGAAGATTGCTGAACCTGAGGATGTGTTCAACAGGTTTGAGAAGTTTTATAGGGAGTATAGTGGTCGTGGACCAAATCTTCATGTATGGGCTAGCTTAAGACAAGTGATGATGGTTTCTGAGAAGTTGATGAGCGAAGTTATTGAGTTTAGCAGGAGGCATGGCCTTGGAATTACGCTTCATCTTGGTGAGTACCAGGGTGAGGTAGACTATGTTTTAGCTAAACATGGTTTAAGGCCTTTGGAATATCTAATCAAGTGTGGAATCAACAAGATAAATCCTGTGATCATAGCTCACGGCGTTTACTTCTCGCCAAGGGAAATAAGCATTTTGAGAAATTATGGACTTGGGCTTTGCTGGTGCCCATCTGTAGACTCATGGCTTATGGGCATACACTGGATAGGGCTAGCTGATGTAAAAGGTCTTAAGCTGGGGATTGGAAGTGATGGAGGTGCGTGGAACAGATTAGATTTGTTGCATGAAATGAAGGTGGCCAAGGCTTTAGCAAAAGCTGTTAGCACCTCCATAACATATTTCAAAGCGCATCTAGACTCAAACACTTTAATCAATATGGTAACAGGTGCTGCAGGGTCTTTGGTAAACGAGAAAATTGGTAGAATTGAAAAGGGCTATTCAGCAGACATTGCAATACTAAGCATTAGAGATGTTAGAAACATGCCTATACACAACCCGGTAGACACCATAGTTAACTATCTTGAGGGAGATAGCGTTACAGATGTTATAATCAATGGAAAACTTGTTGTTAAAGATAGAAAGGTTTTGACTATAGATGAAGAAAGGGTTGCAAAGGAGCTATTGAATCGAGAAGAAGAGATAAGGGAAATGGTTGTAGAGCTGATAAAGAAGTTAAGAACTCGTACAGGTTCATCATAG
- a CDS encoding nucleotidyltransferase domain-containing protein, translated as MLEKLLVEEARRRAEVFKNLNRYLRIIYQTVKELDENAETYVFGSVVEGKSLISSDIDILVVTSHQPEHVISKLWEKGIKEPFEIHVVDKEKLKFYLKHVKAIKKLEF; from the coding sequence TTGTTGGAAAAATTGCTTGTTGAGGAAGCTAGGAGAAGAGCAGAGGTTTTCAAGAATCTAAATCGTTATTTAAGAATAATCTATCAAACAGTTAAGGAGCTAGATGAAAATGCTGAAACATATGTTTTTGGCAGCGTGGTTGAGGGTAAAAGCCTTATCTCAAGCGATATAGACATTCTTGTTGTAACCTCGCATCAACCAGAACATGTAATTTCAAAGCTTTGGGAAAAGGGAATTAAAGAACCATTCGAAATACATGTTGTTGACAAGGAAAAGCTGAAGTTCTATCTCAAACATGTTAAAGCAATTAAGAAACTTGAGTTTTAA
- a CDS encoding HEPN domain-containing protein: MSHFEEYEYLIKRSRRFYETALIQIDKGFYDLAAFSLEQSLQLFLKAVLLKMGLEYPRTHSVRRLLELVYEISKEKEVEKLIRDLVLELALLEDAYITSRYIPREYGREEVLRLKKAVDEVMEVVGKIAC, encoded by the coding sequence TTGAGTCATTTCGAGGAGTATGAGTATTTGATTAAAAGATCGAGAAGATTTTATGAAACTGCACTTATTCAAATTGATAAAGGGTTTTACGATTTAGCAGCATTTAGTTTAGAACAGAGTTTGCAGCTTTTTCTAAAAGCTGTTCTTCTGAAAATGGGTTTGGAATATCCAAGAACACATAGCGTTAGAAGGCTTTTAGAACTTGTCTACGAGATTTCGAAAGAAAAAGAGGTTGAGAAGCTGATACGTGATTTGGTGCTCGAGCTTGCGCTTTTAGAAGATGCCTACATAACCTCTAGATATATTCCCAGAGAATATGGAAGAGAAGAGGTTTTGAGGCTTAAGAAAGCTGTTGATGAGGTGATGGAGGTTGTTGGAAAAATTGCTTGTTGA
- a CDS encoding nucleotidyltransferase domain-containing protein — protein sequence MSIQGLNAVKCPSRERLVGFLKAGIVDAFRSVFGENLVSIVLFGSYARGDFECDSDVDVFVVVDEIGDRFELHKKIDLVEEILKPFFDCLKRHGLNPVLSPIVVDKAMASKTRPLYLDMVFDARILYDREDFMKNVLERVRRKLEEYGAERRRIGRKWVTVLKKEYRFGEVIEI from the coding sequence GTGAGTATTCAAGGGCTTAATGCTGTGAAGTGCCCATCTAGAGAGCGTTTGGTGGGGTTTCTGAAAGCTGGTATTGTAGATGCTTTTAGAAGTGTTTTTGGCGAGAATCTCGTGTCCATTGTTCTTTTTGGCTCCTATGCCAGAGGAGATTTTGAATGTGATAGCGATGTTGATGTTTTTGTGGTTGTTGATGAGATTGGGGATAGGTTTGAGCTTCACAAGAAAATTGATTTGGTTGAAGAAATTCTTAAACCATTTTTTGATTGTTTAAAGAGACATGGGCTTAACCCTGTTCTATCCCCGATCGTGGTGGATAAGGCGATGGCTTCTAAAACAAGGCCTCTGTACCTAGACATGGTTTTTGATGCTAGGATACTGTATGACAGAGAGGATTTTATGAAAAATGTTTTGGAGCGTGTAAGGAGAAAGCTTGAAGAGTATGGTGCTGAGAGAAGAAGAATTGGAAGAAAGTGGGTTACTGTGCTGAAGAAAGAGTACAGGTTTGGGGAGGTGATAGAGATTTAA
- a CDS encoding HEPN domain-containing protein, whose amino-acid sequence MVKSYIEEAEKRLRVAEMMLKEKSYAYTIRQCQEAVELSLKAALRLVGVEPPKWRDVGPVLVEFSERFPS is encoded by the coding sequence ATGGTTAAGTCATATATTGAGGAAGCTGAGAAGAGGCTGAGAGTAGCTGAAATGATGCTAAAGGAGAAATCCTATGCATACACCATTAGACAGTGCCAGGAAGCTGTTGAATTGTCACTAAAAGCTGCTTTAAGACTTGTTGGAGTTGAACCACCAAAGTGGCGTGATGTGGGCCCGGTGCTGGTTGAGTTTTCTGAGAGATTCCCCAGCTGA
- the purE gene encoding 5-(carboxyamino)imidazole ribonucleotide mutase, which translates to MPKVAVIMGSKNDWEYMKEAVELLKQFGVEVEARVVSAHRTPEHMFEFAKSAAEKGFEVIIAGAGGAAHLPGMVASLTHLPVIGVPIPSKHLNGIDSLLSIVQTPSGVPVATVGIGNAKNAALLALRILGIKYPEIAEKLKKFAEEMKNEVLSTKLP; encoded by the coding sequence GTGCCTAAGGTTGCTGTTATTATGGGTAGTAAAAATGATTGGGAGTATATGAAGGAAGCTGTTGAGCTGCTTAAGCAGTTTGGTGTCGAGGTTGAGGCAAGGGTTGTTTCAGCTCATAGAACACCTGAGCACATGTTCGAGTTTGCGAAGAGCGCTGCTGAAAAGGGTTTCGAGGTTATAATTGCTGGTGCTGGTGGAGCTGCTCACCTCCCAGGGATGGTTGCTTCCCTAACACACCTACCTGTTATCGGCGTTCCAATTCCATCTAAGCATCTTAATGGTATAGACTCTTTGCTTTCCATTGTTCAAACACCTTCTGGGGTACCCGTGGCAACTGTTGGCATTGGCAATGCAAAAAACGCTGCACTACTAGCCCTGAGAATCCTCGGAATCAAGTACCCCGAGATTGCTGAAAAGCTGAAGAAGTTTGCCGAGGAAATGAAAAACGAGGTTCTCTCCACAAAACTTCCTTAA
- a CDS encoding type II toxin-antitoxin system VapC family toxin translates to MSEETYYLDTSAMVKRYVVEPGSEVVDEVFKNAYRGLATLSFSYWNIAEAAVVFDKYSKILGLNAKELMKNMLREIKTLNRLQKLKVIGITPTLIRNSIQLVFKHHIYVADALQIVSAKTVESNKFLTGDKKLAKIAEQEGLQSIYIGK, encoded by the coding sequence ATGAGTGAAGAGACATATTATCTTGATACAAGTGCGATGGTTAAGAGGTATGTGGTTGAACCTGGTAGCGAAGTAGTGGATGAGGTTTTTAAAAATGCATATAGAGGTTTAGCAACGCTCTCATTTTCATATTGGAACATTGCTGAAGCAGCTGTAGTATTCGATAAATACAGTAAAATCCTAGGGCTTAATGCAAAAGAGTTGATGAAAAACATGCTGAGAGAAATAAAGACTCTAAACAGACTTCAGAAGCTAAAAGTTATTGGGATAACCCCAACATTAATAAGAAACTCTATACAGCTAGTATTTAAGCATCATATATACGTGGCAGATGCACTACAAATAGTATCTGCTAAAACAGTTGAAAGCAACAAGTTTTTAACAGGGGATAAGAAACTGGCTAAGATAGCTGAGCAAGAAGGCTTACAAAGTATATACATTGGAAAATAA
- a CDS encoding DUF6364 family protein: MSKKKLTLSVRRDLIDEVRRAALGEGKTLSGLVEEYLEFLALESWVTKLAKDLELGDLETVFDQEVVSSRPRGLDAASVVRELRDERAGIS, encoded by the coding sequence ATGTCTAAGAAAAAGTTGACGTTAAGTGTGAGGAGAGATCTTATTGATGAGGTTAGGAGAGCTGCTTTGGGCGAGGGAAAGACATTAAGTGGTTTGGTTGAGGAGTATCTTGAGTTTTTAGCGTTGGAGAGTTGGGTTACTAAATTAGCGAAGGATCTGGAGTTGGGTGATTTAGAGACTGTGTTTGATCAGGAAGTTGTTTCTTCAAGGCCTCGTGGATTAGATGCTGCAAGTGTGGTTAGAGAGTTGAGGGATGAGCGAGCAGGGATTTCTTAA
- a CDS encoding ATP-binding protein, producing the protein MDQSNRVYFPFTAIVGMDNAKLALLVNAVNPLIGGVVLAGDKGTGKSTLVRAFAQVLPKQPVAKGCQFNCNPFNPLEMCDYHAMLWSRGERIDYELRKIRVVDLPLNATPDRVVGSIDVEQTIKSGVVVFKPGLLAEANRNVLYIDEVNLLEDYIADLILDAAASGWNIVEREGISFKHPARFVLVGSMNPEEGMLRPQLLDRFGLYVPVEASADPNERIEIVERVEEFAKDPISFYRKWESYEKQLEERIARAKEIVKDVAMDRDLLKLVATTIIKLGIKTHRAEIVVTRTAKAIAALDNRLKVNINDVVKAMELALRHRLKSKPFEEQQKKLDEVFRELAGEKPERGESEARSGGGNAKSGGNPGAMGSGANNRIEARLGNFDEKSASLPIDVSLPRIEDSTTGFGRGSRNFKSVGIATLKGVAIDAIPPVKHVIVDVDIPATIRASVAYKPSVPIAVDLQNIRVRVRKERIPVLNTIILDTSSSMTIGKRISLAKHILKKLIEDSYVARTYVSLVIFRGLSASTISWPTRNVELVYKLLDEVPVGGSTPFTSALAEALKHLKAFKTRFSNAKLVAHILSDGGANIFLSRNPINEILDLAEEYRKLNAKVIAYNTQSNYLRILPDYLKIFVDAVNGTYLNI; encoded by the coding sequence GTGGATCAAAGTAATAGAGTATATTTTCCATTTACAGCCATAGTTGGCATGGATAATGCAAAGCTTGCTCTACTGGTAAATGCTGTTAATCCGCTGATAGGAGGTGTTGTACTAGCAGGAGATAAGGGAACGGGGAAATCAACACTTGTAAGAGCATTTGCACAGGTATTGCCCAAGCAGCCAGTTGCAAAGGGTTGTCAATTCAATTGCAACCCATTTAATCCTCTGGAGATGTGTGATTACCATGCAATGTTGTGGTCCAGAGGAGAGAGAATAGATTATGAGCTTAGAAAAATACGTGTTGTGGACTTGCCGCTCAACGCCACTCCTGATAGAGTTGTGGGCTCTATAGATGTTGAGCAAACAATAAAAAGTGGAGTTGTTGTTTTCAAGCCAGGGCTTTTGGCTGAGGCAAATAGAAATGTTCTGTATATTGATGAGGTTAATCTTCTCGAAGACTATATAGCGGATCTAATTCTAGATGCAGCTGCTAGTGGTTGGAATATTGTTGAGAGAGAGGGGATATCATTTAAACACCCAGCAAGATTTGTTCTTGTAGGGTCTATGAATCCTGAGGAGGGTATGCTGCGTCCACAACTTCTTGACAGATTTGGTCTTTATGTGCCAGTAGAAGCTTCTGCAGATCCTAATGAGAGAATTGAGATTGTTGAAAGAGTTGAGGAGTTTGCAAAAGATCCTATATCGTTTTATCGAAAGTGGGAATCTTATGAAAAGCAGCTTGAAGAGAGGATAGCAAGGGCGAAGGAGATAGTAAAAGATGTTGCTATGGATAGAGATCTTCTCAAATTGGTGGCAACAACAATTATAAAACTTGGTATCAAGACTCATAGAGCTGAGATAGTTGTTACTAGAACAGCTAAAGCCATAGCAGCATTAGACAATAGACTAAAGGTTAATATTAATGATGTTGTTAAGGCTATGGAGCTTGCTCTTAGGCATAGACTAAAATCAAAGCCTTTTGAAGAACAGCAAAAGAAACTTGATGAAGTATTTAGGGAGTTAGCTGGTGAGAAACCAGAGCGTGGTGAAAGCGAGGCTAGGAGTGGAGGCGGCAATGCAAAAAGTGGTGGAAACCCAGGTGCTATGGGTAGTGGTGCAAACAACAGAATTGAGGCAAGACTTGGAAATTTTGATGAAAAATCCGCTAGCCTGCCTATAGATGTTTCATTGCCTAGAATTGAAGATTCCACCACCGGTTTTGGTAGAGGTTCTAGAAACTTTAAATCAGTTGGTATTGCAACTCTAAAGGGTGTTGCAATAGATGCTATACCTCCTGTCAAGCATGTTATTGTTGATGTGGATATACCTGCAACGATAAGAGCTTCTGTTGCCTACAAACCTTCTGTACCAATAGCTGTAGACCTGCAAAATATTAGGGTTAGGGTTAGAAAAGAGAGAATACCAGTTCTCAACACAATAATTCTAGACACTAGCAGTAGTATGACAATAGGAAAGAGAATTTCCTTAGCAAAGCACATTCTGAAGAAGCTTATTGAAGACTCATATGTTGCAAGAACCTATGTATCCCTGGTTATATTCAGAGGCTTAAGCGCATCAACAATTTCGTGGCCTACAAGAAATGTTGAGTTGGTGTATAAACTACTTGATGAGGTTCCAGTTGGTGGTTCAACACCATTCACATCAGCTTTGGCAGAGGCTTTGAAACACCTCAAAGCATTTAAAACGAGATTCTCCAATGCTAAGCTTGTAGCTCATATACTATCTGATGGTGGTGCAAACATATTTTTATCGAGAAATCCCATAAACGAGATTCTGGATTTAGCTGAGGAATATAGAAAACTAAATGCAAAGGTTATTGCGTATAACACACAATCCAATTACTTGAGGATTCTACCTGACTACCTCAAAATATTTGTTGATGCAGTCAACGGCACTTATCTAAATATCTAA
- a CDS encoding cobaltochelatase subunit CobN, producing the protein MDPTSTNPKYVEKPKAVALARKVSEEVLESFRTALKIAELYKLSSVKEAEALFEIGFEGGYVEPGASGALTRGKIDVLPTGRNFYAVDPTSIPTKAAWEIGVKTTKMMLEKILKEHGKYPESIGQILWSIDAYKADGEQLAEILYLIGAKPVWDSSGRVVGVELIPLEELGRPRIDVVVRISGIVRDTLPNYIHLIDEAVEKAVIADEPVDMNYVKKHYLDNIEKLAKLGMGFEEARELAKARVWAEPPGAYGAGVNLAVFASAWKNDEDLAKTWIHWSSYAYTKRFYGKRAPDAMVLQLRHVEAVSRHHISDEHDLTNCCCYFAYQGGFHTAVKSVSGKEPLNLWIDTRNVYKAEIRSVKEELLRISYSKLLNPAWIEEMKRHGYRGAYEFMKKLQNLYGWHATTRFVPDEVWNQLAKKYVIELKNWFVENNKFALEEVARRFLEMYRRGLWKAPEELIKQVENVYMEIQALLEGEVSGEAQMGEIWIYTSEDVKSWSENVKDVEKAMALAKSDKGGGSGSK; encoded by the coding sequence TTGGATCCTACATCCACAAATCCTAAATATGTTGAAAAACCTAAAGCAGTAGCCTTAGCCAGAAAGGTTTCGGAGGAGGTGCTGGAAAGCTTTAGAACAGCTTTGAAAATTGCAGAACTCTACAAGTTGTCGAGCGTTAAAGAAGCTGAAGCACTTTTCGAAATAGGGTTTGAGGGTGGCTATGTAGAGCCTGGTGCTAGTGGTGCTTTAACCAGGGGGAAGATAGATGTTTTGCCTACTGGAAGAAACTTCTATGCTGTTGACCCAACATCTATACCAACTAAAGCTGCTTGGGAAATAGGTGTTAAAACCACTAAGATGATGCTTGAAAAGATTTTGAAGGAGCATGGCAAATACCCTGAGAGCATTGGGCAAATTCTGTGGAGTATTGATGCATACAAAGCTGATGGTGAGCAACTGGCTGAGATACTGTACCTCATAGGTGCAAAACCTGTTTGGGATTCTTCGGGTAGAGTTGTTGGTGTTGAGCTTATACCTCTTGAAGAACTTGGAAGACCTAGAATAGATGTTGTTGTTAGAATTAGTGGTATTGTGAGAGATACTCTACCAAATTACATACATCTCATAGATGAAGCTGTTGAAAAAGCTGTTATAGCTGATGAGCCTGTGGATATGAACTATGTCAAGAAGCATTACCTAGACAACATAGAGAAGCTTGCCAAACTTGGCATGGGATTTGAAGAAGCTAGGGAGCTAGCCAAAGCCAGAGTGTGGGCAGAGCCCCCAGGGGCATACGGGGCTGGTGTAAATCTAGCTGTTTTTGCATCTGCTTGGAAAAATGATGAGGACTTGGCGAAGACATGGATACACTGGAGTTCCTATGCATACACAAAGAGGTTTTATGGTAAAAGAGCACCAGATGCAATGGTTCTTCAGCTAAGACATGTTGAAGCTGTTTCGAGGCATCATATAAGCGATGAACATGATTTAACCAATTGCTGTTGCTATTTTGCCTACCAAGGAGGATTTCACACAGCTGTGAAAAGTGTTAGTGGCAAGGAGCCTTTGAATTTATGGATTGATACAAGAAATGTTTACAAAGCAGAGATTAGAAGTGTTAAAGAGGAGTTGCTTAGAATATCATATTCAAAGCTTTTGAACCCTGCATGGATTGAGGAGATGAAGAGACATGGTTATAGAGGAGCCTACGAGTTTATGAAGAAGCTTCAAAACTTGTATGGATGGCATGCAACAACAAGGTTTGTACCTGATGAGGTTTGGAATCAATTGGCTAAGAAATATGTTATTGAATTGAAGAACTGGTTCGTGGAGAACAACAAGTTTGCTTTAGAGGAAGTGGCTAGAAGGTTTCTAGAAATGTATAGAAGGGGGTTGTGGAAAGCACCTGAAGAGCTCATTAAACAAGTTGAGAATGTGTATATGGAGATTCAAGCTCTTCTCGAAGGTGAAGTATCTGGAGAAGCTCAAATGGGTGAGATATGGATTTACACATCAGAAGATGTTAAGTCTTGGTCTGAGAATGTAAAGGATGTTGAAAAGGCTATGGCTTTAGCTAAGAGTGATAAAGGTGGGGGGAGTGGATCAAAGTAA
- a CDS encoding cobaltochelatase subunit CobN, translated as MRISLILGYGGSYAKPFKEVLESISVKYRVQYLIVTDASKPTKDVVEFIKSSDAILLYTHTLPQELVEAIRNSVAKVVLSFSENFQEFSRGVAILFDAWKYFKIGGKENLKSLIELVLNYLGVDAKPSPPQEIPWHGIWHPELGLFNSTQEYLKIYPHSNKPLVAIIFYRSYWLTSNTKPVEALVKALEAEGLGTLPVFTHGFKDSFLNTPTIEDSIKEFLIVNGKPIVDAVLVLTSFFILDHGKWHRSFYKDRFKTVDGVELLKALNIPVIKLVIDHYQSVGEWLANPAGVSPLTQVYHVIMPEVDGAIEPIFIAGAKIDENGAKTYEPFMMHASYVARRVRKWIELRNAKPWERRIAIVLNNPPCRGVEASIGVGMGLDVPETVARILHRLAELGYNVGDLSALPRDGKELMKMFLEKRATSEFRWTSVDDIVKRGGYVDMVPIDLYMQWFNELPEEVRKVMVSEWGDPRNLASGKIEKIFAGGIYNGKFVVPGLRFGNVVVIPQPKFGCAGAGCDGRICKILHNPTVPPPHQWLAVYRWITRVFKAHLILHVGTHGTLEFRPGKGVGLSSYCWPETTLDDVPFLYIYIVSNPMEGVIAKRRGYAAIVDHVYPPMMDARNGLEELDKLVEEFENVRRLGEEHRAKVVYSQIVSKVKELGLPINLNLSEEEIVSSVHRFLDMVRSSQVENGLHIFGYMNQDVEKIAKSVVTVMEFDTPSWKSIVRAVAMYLGLDYDEILSNPSGYCSVLGVSNRKAKEILMDIAQRVVKKLLEMGVTSSSLTPDFLENVLNEVVREVVLVGSYIHKS; from the coding sequence ATGAGAATCTCTTTAATACTAGGCTATGGAGGGTCATATGCAAAGCCATTTAAGGAGGTTCTAGAGTCTATCTCTGTTAAATACAGGGTTCAGTATCTCATTGTCACAGATGCTTCAAAACCAACAAAAGATGTTGTTGAGTTTATCAAAAGCTCTGACGCAATTCTACTCTACACACATACATTGCCTCAGGAATTGGTTGAAGCTATTAGAAATAGTGTTGCAAAAGTTGTTCTAAGTTTTAGTGAAAACTTTCAGGAGTTTTCACGAGGTGTGGCAATACTATTTGATGCATGGAAATATTTTAAGATTGGTGGAAAGGAGAATCTCAAATCTCTTATAGAGCTTGTGCTTAACTATTTAGGAGTTGATGCCAAGCCTTCTCCACCACAGGAAATTCCATGGCATGGGATTTGGCATCCAGAACTTGGCTTGTTCAACTCTACGCAAGAGTATTTAAAAATCTATCCACATTCAAACAAGCCTCTTGTAGCAATTATTTTCTATCGCAGCTACTGGTTAACAAGCAACACAAAACCTGTAGAGGCTTTGGTTAAGGCATTGGAGGCTGAAGGTCTTGGAACACTACCAGTTTTTACCCATGGCTTCAAAGACTCTTTCCTAAACACGCCAACCATTGAGGATTCTATAAAAGAGTTTTTGATTGTTAATGGAAAACCTATTGTTGATGCAGTACTGGTTCTAACATCGTTTTTCATATTGGATCATGGCAAATGGCATAGAAGCTTCTACAAGGACAGATTCAAAACTGTTGATGGTGTTGAGCTACTTAAAGCATTGAACATACCTGTTATAAAGCTTGTTATAGACCATTACCAAAGTGTTGGAGAATGGCTTGCAAATCCAGCTGGTGTTTCACCACTTACTCAGGTATATCATGTGATAATGCCTGAGGTTGATGGGGCTATAGAACCAATATTCATAGCTGGTGCTAAAATAGATGAAAATGGGGCAAAAACCTATGAGCCATTCATGATGCATGCTAGTTATGTAGCTAGGAGAGTTAGGAAATGGATTGAGCTTAGAAATGCAAAGCCTTGGGAAAGAAGAATAGCCATAGTTTTGAACAACCCGCCATGCAGAGGTGTTGAAGCATCTATAGGTGTTGGCATGGGTCTAGATGTTCCTGAAACTGTTGCAAGGATTCTGCATAGGCTTGCAGAACTTGGTTATAATGTTGGAGACTTGTCTGCTTTGCCAAGAGATGGTAAGGAGCTGATGAAAATGTTTCTAGAGAAGAGAGCTACAAGCGAGTTTAGATGGACTAGTGTTGATGATATAGTTAAAAGAGGTGGGTATGTGGATATGGTGCCAATTGATCTCTATATGCAGTGGTTTAATGAGCTGCCTGAAGAGGTTAGAAAGGTTATGGTTAGTGAGTGGGGTGATCCAAGGAATTTAGCAAGTGGAAAAATTGAGAAGATATTTGCTGGTGGCATATACAATGGAAAGTTCGTTGTTCCAGGTCTTAGATTTGGAAATGTTGTTGTTATACCACAGCCAAAGTTTGGATGTGCTGGAGCTGGATGTGATGGAAGAATATGTAAAATACTTCACAATCCGACAGTACCACCACCACACCAATGGCTAGCTGTTTACAGATGGATAACAAGAGTTTTCAAAGCTCATTTAATACTTCATGTTGGTACACATGGAACTTTGGAGTTTAGACCTGGTAAAGGTGTTGGGCTATCATCTTATTGCTGGCCTGAGACAACATTAGATGATGTTCCATTTCTATACATATACATTGTGTCAAATCCCATGGAGGGCGTGATTGCTAAGAGAAGAGGCTATGCAGCTATAGTTGATCATGTGTATCCACCTATGATGGATGCTAGAAATGGTCTTGAGGAACTTGATAAGCTTGTTGAGGAGTTTGAAAATGTTCGTAGACTTGGTGAGGAGCACAGGGCTAAGGTGGTGTACAGTCAGATTGTGTCAAAGGTTAAGGAGCTTGGGCTACCAATAAATCTAAATTTGAGTGAGGAAGAGATTGTGAGCAGTGTTCACAGATTTTTAGATATGGTTAGATCGAGTCAGGTTGAGAATGGTCTTCACATTTTTGGCTATATGAATCAAGATGTTGAGAAAATAGCTAAGTCAGTTGTAACTGTCATGGAGTTTGACACACCATCGTGGAAATCCATAGTAAGGGCTGTTGCTATGTATCTAGGACTTGACTATGATGAGATATTGTCTAATCCCTCAGGCTATTGCAGTGTTCTTGGTGTAAGCAATAGAAAGGCCAAGGAGATTCTTATGGATATTGCTCAAAGAGTTGTTAAGAAGCTACTTGAAATGGGTGTAACAAGCTCTTCTCTCACTCCAGACTTTCTTGAGAATGTTCTAAATGAGGTTGTTCGTGAGGTGGTGTTGGTTGGATCCTACATCCACAAATCCTAA